GTGCCCGCCCTGCACAGCGTAGCTCTGCTCTCCGCAGACACGGGATCCATCATATCCTTCAGCAAAGAGCACGACCTCGAGCATGGCCCAGCGGAGCACGACTCCCTCAACAACTTGCGTATCATGGCACTGCTGGTCAAGGACAAGTTCTCCTCGGACGAGAAGAAGTCCTGCGAGAAGGGCTACGACCTCGACGGCGGCCACAGGGCGTACACCTACGACGTCGAGGACCTGCACGCCAGCGTGACCAGGATCCCCGATAGCGACCTCCTGCTCATGCTCCTCGCCCACAGAGACTTCCCTTACGGGCTGCTCAACATGAAGCTCAAGGCGTGTGTGAAGTCGTTCGCACAGCTATACGGATACAGGCTCGGTTAGCGGGGCCACCTCGCGGTACTGCGCCCGAAGCACAAGACCAAATCTATACTCTTTATACAATACACTGCTACAAGACATTGCTATACCATAATCCACAGTTGACCTAACCCGTTCAAGGGCTTCATGAGAGATCCATGCTGATATGTTTTCaagtttgtttttttttgttacaaTCCGCAGCTGTGTTATACCTGAAGTGCGCTAGTGAGTGTTGTTATATCCCCCGGGTGAGGGTGAAAGTAAGCCCTCTTTGCCGATATAACACCCACTTACCACACCAAGGTTGCTGTGTTGCGGGTTGTGCTAAAAATATCTAGTCTGTCTCACCCCCCCTCCAAATCCCGATATTAACAGAAAGGCCATCTTAATTTATAAAACTGCGATTTAATTACAACGGGAAACCAAACAGTATACTCTTCAGTGCAAGATGCTCTCAGCACAAGTTACTCTCATTTGCAAGACACCCGCAGCAATACAACTGCGACATCGAACCCGGATATGAGCCCCGAAGTGAATCTGCCTCCCTAACGTTAGCGAATGTCTCGAATAGCCAGAACTGTCCGATATATCGAAaattatatcaaatattccTTCACTAGCTCTGTATTGAAAACACGTAGGTTAGGTAATGTCCACATATAAAgtatttattattcaaTTTAAATTAATCAAAATGAGAACACAGAGTTTAACCCACTGAGTTCTTCTGGTGAGTCAATAAGATAATCATCctatcatttttttgtcaGGACTACTTGTCTCATTCTGACACTGCAATAGCATGGACATACCCCACAACATTTGATTTAGAGGATTAATCTGCTCAAAATACCTCCCAACAGTAAGCACAGCTATTTGTTAATCCTCATCTACGCTTTATCCCTCTTCCTCACCACTCCTTCTCTCATACTTTCTCAATTACACTTGAGCTTCTTTAAAATGATTTGCGGAATGGGTCTTACGATGAGCTcaggaaaaagaaaaaaaaggcaGTACAGAAAAGCACGATAGAAAACTTAATAGGGATGCGAGACTCGGTGAAGGTTGGTGTTTTGTGCAGACTCAAAATAAGGACAGAGAAACAGATTGGTCTGTAATTGTCCTTCGAAACGTTGACAGGTTTGCTTGAGCACAATGGTAGGCAGGAAATTCATCATGACGGTGGACTCAAAATCCAGTTTCCTCGACAGACAGGATCTATCACAATTAAAGGAATTTCACATTAGCAAATACATGTTGTGATCGGTGGACATTGTCCCCAGAAGGAGGCAGCCTTTGCAACAGAACATGGGGAGTTTGCGGAAGAGATAACTCTCATCAAAGTGAGAGCAACTTAGTACAAGCAATATGATTAGATCCAAGTGAACtacaaaaatatctattaGCAAAAACAGAATTCCTTATAATGAAAAGGAGACTGTTTGTTTAATTAATACAAGTTTATGTGTCGAAGCCtttgaaaatagaaaacGATTTTCTCCCTCTCTTGATGCCCTGttgataaaaatagaaagatTTGATAAATAGTCAGTTAAGATTCTTCGGCAAAATTAGTTATTAATTGAATCTCAATCAGATTAAGATTCTTTTTCCTGAATCTTCTTATCATGCCCATAGCCTTCCAAGATGTTTACAATTGACTTCTATTCCCAGATGTAGAGCGAAGTTAAGACGAGCTTGTTTGTAATAATGAAACTAAACctcattaatattaaattagCTATAACTGTATGAAAAACGCATTAAATAACTTAAGagtaaaagaaaagaaaaagtaaaatagaaaaaaatagagaGTACACTTGAGAGAATATCCAGCCCATGAGTAAAGCAAGGAGAGGTATTCTCAAATccattttgaaataaaagatgTAATATATCGAATTAAAAATCTTAGTAGATTGATAAGTTGAGATTGGccaaaaaacaataagatccttttgttgaaaaaggtatcacaaaaaaattaatgattAAATTGGAaatgagaaagaaaaataaaacattaTTAGAACTGAAAGTATAATTATTGTTCTTGTGAATCTTGTGCTGTAGATAGAGCAAACACTTAGCAAGTGGAAGAATAAATTGAATGCAATATACTAATGGAGGGATAGTGAGATCATATTGATGAAGCTTCACCTCCTTGGTGTAAAACATTTAGGTATGGTTTGCATAGAACATCATTATTTAGTGGAGTAGCAGAACCAGAAACATCCACCTCTGATGGGTAGCCATCGCTTACGTAAGTGGATGTTGTAGTGTTTGAAgtctttctctttttctgTACTCTTGATGAAGTTCTTTTACtactttgaagaagctgctTTGCAGTTGGCTTCTCAGCACAGATCTCACCGGTCGGTAGAATGTAAGCACCATTACTTAGTTTGAAGTGTAGCTTGTAGTGTCTCAACATGTTAGACTTGGCGTTGAAGCTCTTCGTACAGTTATCAAATGGACATGGGTAAGGCTTTTCACCTGTGTGGATATTCATGTGTGTACTTAGCGAGCTTGGTCTTTTGAACTTCTTGAGACATACTTTGCAAATGAATTTAGTGTCTTCTGATGTCTTATTTATCTCGGCTTGTGCAGAGAACTTCTCATCAAAAGCGTTTGAAGTTTCATCATCTGCAGGTTGTATGCAGGAAGACTTGGGCGATAcactttcttcaactttctGCAATGATGGTGGGTAAGCTTCAGCCATCTTTACTACTTCATCTCTTGGGTATGGAAGTTCGTTTTTGAAGTGGTATTGAGAATCGCTATCGCGCTTTTGTAGCATATCTGGGTGTTCTAATGAGATAAAACCTTCGGACTTTAGAGTATCTCTTCTGGAGTTTGTATCCAGTTCGAAAACACTAGATGGTTCATCTGATATTATAGAGTCTGTTTCATTGAAAAGCTTTTCGTAACTTTCGTTGTACATGGAGAAAGGCTGAATAACCGTGGTGTTTTGGATAGCGGGGAGACTCATGTCATTGAAGCAGTCTAAGTAGTCGTCTATCTTGAAACgctcttcatcatctaGCATGAAGGAGTTTAAAGGattactttcaaaaatcaTCTTTCACTGGTAGTTTATTGTCTTTTTCTATCAGCGAGATATTGGAATACTAGTTATATCCTAGTAATCAGTTATTTCTTAATAGTATGTGAATTGTATTAAAACCTTTTGATACCAGCAAAAAGGTTTATAATATTGTATTCTAGAAATAGCAGGTGTTGTGGGCTTCTCTTTGTGTGATGTATCTCTATTTTCGCTCTGGAGTGTGAGAAAAAATGGGATActatatatttgtttgaCTGATGTCTATTATAGGTAAGCCAAAAATATACTTGATGTTTGGTTTTGTTTGTCTATAACTATAACAATATAAATGTAAAATAAATAGGAAAATGGAAAGCCATATCAACGGACATCAACCATCAGGAATTCAAAGATCTGGGtctatatttataatatttccAAAAGGGTGGTTTTTCACAGTTCATTTTCCTCCTCGACTCTAAAGCAATTAATGTCAAGTTGCATTAAGGAAAAGGTTCAGTAATCTTTGTAAAATATTATGGTAATCCCAtctactttttttttccttccaCTAGTATTTTGTTTGCAATTGCTTGCTAATCTACGGTTGatacagaagaaaagtaGGCagtgaaaagaaaaaggcCCTTTTTCCAGTTTTCTCTATGAACTGTAGGTATCTATGTAGTGCTCTGTTATTCAGTAATATTCACTTTTGTAAATTACTGATATGTTAGAAACATCTaataatttcatatttttttttctaaattttttttttttcaggtCAAGAGGGCCATAAAGTGAAGAAGGGGAGGGAGTGAAAAGCTGGCCCTATTCCCACTGCAGGAAGCGTACTGAACAAAGTATTGATGGGAATTAGATCCGTCAAATTTACCCATAAGATTACTAAAAGAACTTGCAAAAGGGCATTGGTGCGGCGAAGCAGTGCAAAAGCACGGAACTTATTCTCTTTAAATTAGTGGGTAGAAatgaaggagaagaagttCATTCAAAAGtacattt
This is a stretch of genomic DNA from Nakaseomyces glabratus chromosome M, complete sequence. It encodes these proteins:
- a CDS encoding C2H2-type zinc finger protein (CAGL0M01870g~Putative zinc finger protein; gene is upregulated in azole-resistant strain); protein product: MIFESNPLNSFMLDDEERFKIDDYLDCFNDMSLPAIQNTTVIQPFSMYNESYEKLFNETDSIISDEPSSVFELDTNSRRDTLKSEGFISLEHPDMLQKRDSDSQYHFKNELPYPRDEVVKMAEAYPPSLQKVEESVSPKSSCIQPADDETSNAFDEKFSAQAEINKTSEDTKFICKVCLKKFKRPSSLSTHMNIHTGEKPYPCPFDNCTKSFNAKSNMLRHYKLHFKLSNGAYILPTGEICAEKPTAKQLLQSSKRTSSRVQKKRKTSNTTTSTYVSDGYPSEVDVSGSATPLNNDVLCKPYLNVLHQGGEASSI
- the SLM4 gene encoding Slm4p (CAGL0M01848g~Ortholog(s) have role in lysosomal microautophagy, signal transduction and EGO complex, fungal-type vacuole membrane, late endosome membrane localization), translating into MIHSRNVQALLDGMLGGCDVLEGTVPVPALHSVALLSADTGSIISFSKEHDLEHGPAEHDSLNNLRIMALLVKDKFSSDEKKSCEKGYDLDGGHRAYTYDVEDLHASVTRIPDSDLLLMLLAHRDFPYGLLNMKLKACVKSFAQLYGYRLG